DNA from Parafrankia irregularis:
GGGCGCGGCGGCGCCAACCTGGTCATGTCGCACAACGACCGCACCGCGCAGAACTTCGGCCTGGACGGACAGGCCGACCACGACCTGCGCTACGACCAGGGTGACGAATGGGTGCAGCTCGTCACCGAGCTGTGGAACTCCTGGGACGCCGACGCGCTCACCGTCGACCGCGACAACGGCGTCTACGTCGACCCGGCGAAGGTCCACGAAATCCATTTCTCCGGCCGCTTCTACCGTTCCCGGGGCCCGTTGAACTCGCTGCACCCACCGCAGGGGCGCCCGGTGTTCTCCCAGGCCGGCGGATCGGGCCGCGGCAAGGACTTCGCCGCGCGCAACGTCGACCTGGTGATGACCAACGTCACCGGCATCGACACCATGAAGGCCTTCCGCGACGACCTGGTCGCCCGGCTGGAGACCTTCGGCCGCAAACCCGACTCCTGCAAGGTGATGTTCAACGTCGCCCCGGTCCTCGGGGAAACCCAGCGGGAGGCCGAGGAAAAGCGCGCCGCGGCGGTCGCCGCCCGCGAGGCGAACATCGAGTCGAACCTGGGCTGGATGTCCTACTACAGCGGCATCGACTTCGGGAAGTTCGACCTGGACGCCCCGATGCCGCAGATGCACACGAACGCCAGCCGCAGCACCACGCAGAACCTGCAGGCGAAAAGCACCGGCCTGACGCTGCGCGAGTTCGCCTCGTATCCGTCCGGGGGCGCCGTCGAACTGGTCGGCACGCC
Protein-coding regions in this window:
- a CDS encoding NtaA/DmoA family FMN-dependent monooxygenase (This protein belongs to a clade of FMN-dependent monooxygenases, within a broader family of flavin-dependent oxidoreductases, the luciferase-like monooxygenase (LMM) family, some of whose members use coenzyme F420 rather than FMN.), yielding MFHLGLFTGCGVQSWKDMWSGEGATDWMSPQLYIDVARAVERAGFDCIILEDAHFVPDVFRGNTDFALKNGFHAPKMDLFVMTPFMLTATKHLGILPTLTTTFHPPYMAARTLATLDHLSGGRGGANLVMSHNDRTAQNFGLDGQADHDLRYDQGDEWVQLVTELWNSWDADALTVDRDNGVYVDPAKVHEIHFSGRFYRSRGPLNSLHPPQGRPVFSQAGGSGRGKDFAARNVDLVMTNVTGIDTMKAFRDDLVARLETFGRKPDSCKVMFNVAPVLGETQREAEEKRAAAVAAREANIESNLGWMSYYSGIDFGKFDLDAPMPQMHTNASRSTTQNLQAKSTGLTLREFASYPSGGAVELVGTPDAVAAQMGEVMVEVGGDGFLIQQPMFRRAISEITDGLAPALRRRGLIRDGYSYPHFRDNLLEF